One region of Trichosurus vulpecula isolate mTriVul1 chromosome 1, mTriVul1.pri, whole genome shotgun sequence genomic DNA includes:
- the NOL7 gene encoding nucleolar protein 7: MVNLRPRRGRSTLSAATVLDRRDEEEDSKEENSEEEEPDLEFPDGGPAAGTLEEEEEDEDEDEAPEEVTFASAQAEAKEDERRLRDTLRRDKALLKEKRKRREELFTEQKKRKLLPATLLEELTAAPQTKITKSLPRLEKGNTESENNGKKEKTTSTRVKKRYVACRLKDQDLLDLRQQAAKGFIQKYLYGRGSNRTTVNKFLSLDNKRLPVKKPAVQFLNNNWGTERKQSAKKFKKQWMHKKKLASRRPSIT; the protein is encoded by the exons ATGGTCAATCTGCGGCCGCGGAGGGGTCGTAGCACGTTGTCGGCCGCGACGGTGTTGGACCGGAGGGACGAGGAAGAAGACTCAAAGGAGGAAAACTCGGAAGAGGAAGAGCCGGACCTAGAGTTCCCCGATGGCGGCCCCGCAGCCGGGacgttggaggaggaggaggaggatgaagatgaagatgaagccCCAGAAGAGGTGACGTTCGCCAGCGCCCAGGCGGAGGCGAAGGAAGACGAGCGGCGTCTGCGGGACACGCTGCGAAG GGACAAGGCGCTCCTGAAGGAGAAGCGGAAGCGGCGGGAGGAGCTGTTCACGGAGCAGAAG aaAAGAAAACTGCTTCCTGCCACTCTTCTAGAGGAGTTGACTGCAGCTCCCCAGACTAA AATAACCAAATCATTACCAAGACTGGAAAAAG gTAATACAGAAAGTGAgaacaatgggaaaaaagaaaaaacgaCATCTACAAG AGTAAAGAAGAGGTACGTGGCCTGTAGATTAAAGGACCAAGATCTGCTAGATTTAAGGCAGCAAGCAGCCAAAGGCTTCATACAGAAGTATTTATATGGTCGAGGGAGCAACAGAACTACTG taaACAAATTTCTTTCCCTTGACAACAAGAGATTGCCAGTTAAAAAACCTGCAGTCCAGTTTCTGAATAATAATTGGG gaacagagagaaaacaaagtgCCAAGAAGTTCAAAAAACAGTGGATGCATAAAAAGAAGCTAGCTTCCAGAAGACCAAGTATTACATaa